In Vulpes lagopus strain Blue_001 chromosome 1, ASM1834538v1, whole genome shotgun sequence, a genomic segment contains:
- the S100A14 gene encoding protein S100-A14 — protein MGQCRSANAEDTQDFSEVERAIETLIRSFHQYSVEGGKETLTPSELQALVTQQLPHLMPSNYGLEEKIANLGSCTDSKLEFGSFWELIGEAARSVKLESPVRSS, from the exons ATGGGACAGTGTCGGTCGGCCAATGCTGAG GATACACAAGACTTCAGTGAGGTGGAGAGGGCCATCGAGACCCTCATCAGGAGCTTCCACCAGTACTCTGTGGAAGGCGGAAAGGAGACGCTGACTCCCTCAGAACTGCAGGCCCTGGTCACCCAGCAGCTGCCCCACCTTATGCCG AGCAACTATGGGCTGGAAGAGAAAATTGCCAACTTGGGCAGCTGTACTGACTCTAAACTGGAGTTTGGGAGTTTCTGGGAGCTGATTGGAGAAGCAGCCAGGAGCGTGAAGCTGGAGAGCCCTGTGCGGAGCAGCTGA